A single genomic interval of Litoreibacter ponti harbors:
- a CDS encoding CinA family protein, translated as MGDAAQVLDAARARGWRIATAESCTGGLIAGALTEVPGSSDVVECGYVTYSNAAKTRMLGVTAAALDAHGAVSEEVAREMAHGAWGRAGVDLAVSVTGIAGPGGSEFKPEGMVCFGLATPTGVITETMQFGALGRAQVRQTTVERALTLLLQACDS; from the coding sequence ATGGGTGACGCGGCGCAGGTCCTTGATGCCGCCCGCGCCCGGGGATGGCGTATCGCGACGGCAGAAAGCTGCACCGGTGGGTTGATCGCGGGCGCCCTGACAGAGGTTCCCGGCAGTTCCGACGTGGTGGAATGCGGCTACGTCACCTACTCCAACGCCGCGAAGACGCGCATGCTTGGCGTCACCGCCGCCGCGCTCGATGCGCACGGTGCGGTGTCCGAGGAGGTCGCGCGCGAGATGGCCCATGGCGCGTGGGGGCGCGCCGGGGTGGACTTGGCGGTGTCCGTCACAGGGATCGCAGGTCCCGGCGGATCTGAGTTCAAACCCGAAGGCATGGTGTGCTTCGGACTTGCTACGCCCACGGGCGTGATCACCGAGACGATGCAATTCGGCGCTCTCGGGCGCGCGCAGGTGCGCCAAACCACCGTTGAGCGCGCGCTGACCCTGTTGCTGCAGGCCTGCGATTCATAA
- a CDS encoding phosphatidylglycerophosphatase A family protein, which produces MSKLWATFFYTGLLRPAPGTWGSAAAVIAAWGIVSWQGALGLAVLTVMMFAVGYLVTDMETRGKDDHDPSEIVIDEVVGQWIALLPVAIGAGHAGVPITALWPGILTAFVAFRAFDIWKPGPVGWADRKHGPLGVMLDDVVAGIMAAIVVMIGAWLSHG; this is translated from the coding sequence GTGTCAAAGCTCTGGGCGACGTTCTTCTATACCGGGCTCTTGCGCCCTGCCCCGGGAACCTGGGGCTCTGCGGCGGCCGTGATCGCCGCATGGGGCATCGTCTCCTGGCAAGGCGCGCTTGGCCTCGCGGTGCTGACGGTAATGATGTTCGCCGTGGGCTACCTGGTCACAGATATGGAGACACGCGGCAAGGACGATCACGACCCGTCCGAGATTGTCATCGACGAGGTCGTCGGCCAATGGATTGCCCTGCTTCCCGTCGCGATTGGCGCTGGACACGCCGGGGTCCCGATCACCGCACTGTGGCCGGGCATCTTGACCGCCTTCGTGGCGTTTCGCGCGTTTGATATCTGGAAGCCGGGCCCCGTCGGCTGGGCCGATCGCAAGCACGGACCGCTAGGTGTGATGCTTGACGATGTGGTCGCCGGTATCATGGCCGCGATTGTCGTGATGATCGGCGCGTGGCTGTCCCATGGGTGA